The Falco rusticolus isolate bFalRus1 chromosome 4, bFalRus1.pri, whole genome shotgun sequence genome includes the window ATCATTTTCTGCTTGTCTTCAATTAAACTGATTACCAGACTTCTTTGTTGTTCGGAGCTCAGACCATTTCACATGCTGCCAGCATGTACTTTGGCAACGGCGGGCGATGGGATTTCCTGCATTGTTTGAGTGTTTGCCGTTGACCTCTGTGGTCGTTGTTCTGGCActgtctctgctctggcaggggTGCAAAGGGCATTATTCAAAccctgaaagaaaagagaaagaattgcTCCAAAGACATTGAGGGCTCTTTGTAATTGGTGACTCCGAGGGTCATTGCTGCAAAAGAAGGGGAATTGCTGGGGTTGTCAGGATAATTACCACTTTTTTAATTGTTCTCATCCCAATCTAGATGACAGTGGTGTGATTTATAGTGAGTCATAAAAATACGCCTTCCATAGAGGGTTAGTGTCCCTTTTGGACTTTTTGAGTAGaagcctgtttttttccttctcaggaaGTCTCATAGGTGCTGGAAACACTCGGCTGTGCCCTGGAGGGCTCCTGGCTCCGtgctggggaggctggtgggGTTGTGCTGGAGCCCTGTTGTAGCCCATGCCGCAGACACTGGCTACAACAGTGTTTGAGAAGATgcacctctccctgctgctggagacaggCATGCCAGAGACACATGCACCATCTGTCTCACCGCAAGGGAGGTCACGTAACCCATTCCTGCCATCGTCCCCCATCGCTGCAGCGGTGGTTGCTCTGCCGCAGTTAATCATTTGCTCAGCCTGTGCCTGGAGCCTTGTACCTTGAACCTGCTGAAGGTCTGGTGCTCGCCCGGCTCCAGTAACGGAGCGGTGCTCGGCTCACCAGCGTGATGGCCAGATCAGGAGGAAGGCTGAATGCATGAgactcttttcttcccctttccatATGGAGCCTTCCTACCTTTGTCAGGCGCCTGCGGCCAGTCTGGCAACAGCCGGCCTCGTGAAGGTGTCTCTGCTGTTGCTGGTAGACTGATGTGAGGGGCGGATGAGGTCTTTGGAGTGAGATCTTTGGAATAAGATACAACTTCTGCATTATTGATTTAATTGCATTCACATGGGCTTGTGCAGCTTGAATTAAATTGTCTGCAGCAAGATCTTGTACTCGATGTGCCGTTGTAGAATAAATGCCAGAGTGCTCCGGCTGGAGTATGTGCTTCCTAACTCCAGCCTTACAAGTCCAGCAGGTGCTCAGATTAGCTGGGGATTGACAGTAGCGTGCCAGGCTGTCCCGATCACCACACATGCTCAACCCCTGCCTTGCTCTAGGTCTGTCCCTGCTGTGATTTGTACCCAGAAGAGAAGAGgcctctgcagctcttccctgtggTGGGACAGACAATCCAGGGAGGTGAAACCCCCAGTCAAGCTGCAGCTCCCTGAAGGAGCCTGGCCTCCTCtcaccttctgtttctttgaaacCTGTAAATGAACTTGGGCATGAAACGTAAGAGGTAACGAGCCCCATTGTTGTTGGAGCTGAAAGCCCAAGCTCCCTGCGTTGTGTGTCGGTGCTGAGTTTAAGCTATTTTCTGCTGGGGAAGTACATTGCTCCAACAGACAATCCAGGCACGTGACTGCTGGGGCACAGTCATGGAAAATTGGCTCGGTTGTCATGTTTATTTGCTCTGATATAACTTTTTATGACACTGTCATGCAGCTTTTTCCAAGGCTACTGGAATgtgttgttatttatttcttcccttccgctgtattttttaaagaagcactATCAGAGAAACTATATataacattgatttttattgttgttgtgAGTAATGAGTTACAGCCTCTGTAACTGACcagggctttttatttttctttttttcccccccttttatAACAAATTAGCACAGAACCCCTCTGTTACTGCAGCTCAGGATTGTGTTTTATAGCAGGAGAAGATAAAACAGCTGTTGTTAACTCTTCCATTctgatgaaataaaatctgcctGATTTTAGTCTCAACTTACGCCTTTTCATcgggggagcggggggaagTAATCACTCTCTTGccttctgcagggctgggttGCTAAACTTACCAAGTGGTTTCTCATCTGAGAAGGTGTTGAATAGCGTTGGTTTGTTCCTATACAGAATATGCTGGCATTTGTCTCCTGGGGAAGCTCAGGTGCTCATTACAGCAGGGAACAGCCTTATTTTGGGATGTAAAGGTCATGAGTGTTTCCTTTCACCTCTCCAGCCGGGAGTCAGAACGACGTACATGGGAGGTGACAAGAAGTCTTTGCAGCAAAAGGAGCttttggtgtgtttttcttGAGGGAGACCTACAGACCAGTCAGTCATTTCCACATAGAGGCTGCACCCATCTTTGTCCAGGTCTAGCAGAGCTGACTTCCTGGTCTGAAGAAGAAACAGTGTTGTTCCTGCATCTCATGGTCTCTCCCCATCACTCCCTGTGGGAGACCTCTGGTACCAACAGCACTTTGTATCCGACTGATTTGCTCAGCTCCCATTAAATGTTTCCAGTGTGAATATCAGGtagtttttgttgggttgtttaTATATTCCAAAATCTCTTTTAACTGCTCTTTCTATTGTTGCAGTTGAAGGGAGAGAAGGGTGTCTGAATACTGATGAATGAGCTGTGATGGATAACAAAGACTCAGAAGCTGAGATCCACCCTCTGAAGACTGAGGATGTGAAAGCCCAAGAGAACCATGAAAACTCTGTGGAGAGAAGAATTGTCAGCAAGCAGTCATCACGACTGTCTCGGCTGTCCCGGTGGCGCACTGCTGCCTTCTTCATCTCATTATTTCTGTGTCTGATAattgtgtttgctttctcatttaTCATTCCTTGCCCAGAGAGGCCAGTTTCAGAAAGAACATGGTTCCGAAACTACGATAATGCAGGTGAGCTTGCTGCAGCAGAATAAATACTTACCAACAGTCCTTTACCTTTATGTGCCACAAATTTGAGTTGTGGACCTCTACCTAAGTGCGATCCAGAGCCAGgcctgcagggatgctgccctTGGGAGTGAGAGCTGTGAATACCTGACCTGGATAAGCAGTGGCCCGTCATAATTGGAGTGGCCTTCCAGGAGGTGTTTACAGGATCTAATGGAGAAATTAGATGCCGCTCTGAAGCACTAAGAAGGTAGCAGCCTGGCctcatttggaaaaaagaaatggggaagGGTATCTGCTAATAAATCTTTGTTGAAGTTTGGTCTGTAAAATGTTCCCTTGAAGTTTGAGCTGAGATTTGGAGACAATTAGGCAGTTTTACCTCTGTCAGTATGACTTTCTAACTTTTCCCCATGGCTAAcgaaaagcagagaagaataATTGTCTCTTGGCTTTTTTATAAATTGCGCAAATTTGTAGTTGCTTTAGTTGGGTTTTAGCCTGGCTACTGCTCCCTGGTGGGTCAGCCTTGGCTTCTGTGAAAGCTTTTCTGTAATCTTATGTGCAGTGGGTGTGTGCTGGTTGTCCTGTAGATGCAGAGATATTGCTCACCAACGGGGACTGATTTCTGTGTGTTAATGCAGAAATCCCAAGTTCTGCTACTCTGAGCTGAAGAAGGCTGCTTTTACCTGAGAGTGAGAAAGATGGAATATCTGAGGCTGGGTTTcatggggtttgggtttgtttttttttttatatttcaggaATAATAACCCCACAGCAAGACCAGAGTTGTTCTTTGTTGAACATAGTTCAAATTCTGGCTGCTTGGCTATAAAAACAGACAAATCCTCTGGGGGACAGCAAATTCGAAAAAATCCTTTGGCACTGACTTCCCATCCTTGGTACTCATGTAGATAgctttttttaacacaaaagcCAGTTTGTCCTGCTGTTACCCTGTACAGAGATGGAGGCAGTGAGTAGGTCTCTAGGAATTTGTGTTTTGCTCCAGCTAGCTCTGCTGTTGGTTGAGGCAATCCCCAACAGTGCTTGGCTTGTCATCTCTTTTGTGATCTCTTTAGTGGCCTACCAGTTTCTTGCTATGGAAGATGTGAACGAAGACAGAGTGCAAGATGTCATCTTTGCTTTCAAAGCTAacaatggcagcagcagcttcaaCAGATCCTGCCTGGATGAAGGTAGCtgattcagaaacagaaagcctTGTAGTGAGGgctgttctttctctttaagCTCTAATTAGCAAGGCTGCCATGGGACTGGGAGTGAAAACTGGGTTAACTGGGTGAGGAGGGCAACTGGGTAAGCCCCAGCTCAGGTCGTGCGGAGCAGCAAAGGTAGGTGTAGTAGCTAGTGCACCCTCTGACATCTCTTCTCTTCAGGTCTGCCTTCTCCATGTGCCTTCATCGCTGCCGTGTCTGGCACGAATGGCAGAACGCTCTGGGAGAGGCCCGCTGCCGAGGAAGTGGAGTGGATGGAGTGTGGCATCAAGCAGCTCGGGGGGGCCAAGGCCCCGGGTTGTCTGGTCGTGGGGAAGCCAGTGTCTCTTACGGCAGTTGACCTGCAGACAGGTGAGTGGCACACAGAGTACTGCTGCCATCCAGGGGACcgtgctgctgctttcctcacCTGGGGACCTTCGGACCTCGGAGGCTGAGGCTGCCAGCGTGACACGACTTGCTGGAACAATGGGTGCAGGGCATTTATTGTCTTGAAAACCTTGCCAGGGCCATTGGCTGGGCCATCGAGAAGTGCCTGTTCTCTCAGCCTGTGTTCCAAAGGCTGGACTCCGTTGTGGTGGTTTGTGCCAGCCGCTGTATTGTAAGACCAATATTTCAACAGCATTTGAAACGGGAGAAGGAGTCACGAGCTGTGAGTGTTACTTTATACTCTCAGGGGCTGGGCACAAACCCATACCTGCAACgtttttcagtcttttacaTGTGAGTGCTAGgagtgcctgcagcagcaaaaggagtGGGAGTTTTAGGGATTTATGATTTTAAAGTCATCAAGGAGAGCACTTAGGATAAGTACTCGCCGGCCTGTTTCAGTAGTGTAGATTTTGCCCGGTTCCCCTGGAAAGCCACCTTCATTTCTGAACCTGTAGATGGAGAACCTCATCATCATCTTGCCTAACGCAGGGTGCGTGTAAGGAATGCCTGTACTTCTCTGGGAACAGGGCAGTGATCATCTGTTGCACCTTGAACCTTCCGCAGTGTCGAAGcctgaaatacatttccattttgttggGAGTCAGTTTCAGAGGTTCTGAACAATGCGTGTTCTTCCTTGGAAACATGCCTAGGATCCCGTCCTCTGTGTCTGGATTGAACCTCTCACGCCCTATTTTCCAAAACCTGGGAGAGAGAAATAACAAGAGGTATAACTCTTAAGAAACCTGAGGAAAATCTAGTATagcttttaatttccagtgtAGATGGAAGTGTAGACACACAGAGAGCTGGGAAGCTTCTGTACCAACAGAGATATGTTAGCACCGTTTCCCTCATTGGTAGGCTTTAGCATAGGTTATTTATAGACTATTAATGAAGTAGTTGCTTTCAGGTCAAAGTGTAGAAAGGTGGTTGCTGAGCCAAAGGCATGTAACTAAAGACAGCCATAAAGAAATAGCACAAGCATGGAGAGGAGGAACCAGGCTAAGCCACAGGTCACAGCAacaatacagtaaaaaaaacattccacagacaaattaaaagcaagagATGAAAACCTGCCTATTTAAATAGGCTAAATGTATTTGAAGTGGCAAAGTCTTGACTTACATCACATTGTGCTAAAAACAGCAGCCAGAACAATCTTTAGCTGCTAATGGTTCATCATCGTGAGGATTGGTGAGATTCCGGGGCTCTCAGACTGTCTAGCTTCTGCCTATAGGAGGATTGAAGGAGAGGTAGGCAGATTATCATCTGAAAGTGTCTGATGTGGTTTCGATCTCTAAATGCTGATAAAGTTAGTGCTTTTCTCTAGATTTGAGTTGTGTTAAGTCTTGTTTGCTTCATTGCCAGAAGTGGCCTGAGCAAACAATAAGGAGAGTGTAGGATTGCATGCTTCTGTTTGTGTGGGGCATCTGACATTCCTGCGTGTTTATCTTATGAGCAAACTGGGACACAAGAGCTTAAGATTAGCTGTTCCAGGTCAGAGCAAAAGTCTGTGTGGCTGCGTGTTCCATCTCTGCAAGGGCCAGAAGCAGAGTCTTGAGGAGGAGGACGGGAGGAAGTGTTCCGTTACACCTTCTCTCTCCACTTTATCCTCCAGCAGCCTGCATTGTGAGCCCTGTGAGTAGTTCTGGTCTCCTAAGGGTTATGGCAGAAAGGGGCCTACAACGATCAGGTGTATGAAATTGCTTCTGTAGGAGAAATCACTGAATAAACCAGAACACCAGCCTAGAGAATGTCTGACAGGGAGAGAAGTCTCTGTGTCTTCTGCAGCTACTTGAAGTGAGAGCTGAACTGTCACCTAAGTCCTAATTTTATTGTTCATTCCgaacccaaaaaaaccccagcccatTCACCCAGGTTAGATTTGCTGTTTAGGCATTTGTCTAATTTCCATCTTGGCTTCTGTtgccttccttctgctgtgACCTCAGGCTCCAGGGAAGCTCCGTAGCACTCCAGATGTTGGACAGGATAGTCCCGTCTTCTGTTGATGGAGCAGGGTGGGACTGGTTTCACAGTTTGTGCTTGTTGGAGGTTATGTTAGAGCATGAAACTTTTGAAGTCCTTTGTGTTGAATCTGTCTCACTGTTACCTGTTTCTGTTAAGTCAGGCTGTTCTTTTAAGAAAGATGCTTTCTCCAAAACTATATCCACTGTCTAACCAGCAAAGAACAGAACCTTatgcactgaaatgcaaattttgtCAGCCTGGTCTTACTGTTGTAGCTTTGGATTGTGCTGAAGCCAGGAtatagttatttaaaaattaaattctctccttcctttgcctgcttttttttctccagtgagtAAAATTCTTGCCTTCCCATGATTTCCTAGGGACACTTCTCTACTTCACATCTGTTGTCATAGTAACAAATCCAAGTATTTTTGTCAATGTTTCAGTAAAAGCTTTGGAGGAATCCTACTGGAAATACAGGCTGCGCAGACAGTGTCAGGTAGTAATTCCTTGGTCTGCAGTACAGCTGCCTTCCTGACAAAGAACAGATGATTACTTTGCATTCCTGAAATGATAATTGCTGTGTGCAATACTGTGTAAAGGGGAGGGTAAGCATTTTCCCTCTGAACACCTAGCTAGTTACTTAAGTCTTCCTTAAAAAGTACATGGCAGCAAGGTTTTAGATCACAAAAAAGGATTCTCTCTGCCATGAACATGCTGGGAAGCTTGTTAACCTAAGGCACAAGAAAAGCAAGTCGTTCTTTGTGCCGAGGATATTTGGGTGCACTTGTGCAGGCAGCTAgaattatttccaaattaagTTGAAATTGTGGATACTGGGACTCTTTTGAAATGCAACAAAGTACCCCATGATGAGCATAAATGTGAGTGGTTTGTGGAGCTGATGAGCTGTAAATGGCTGGCTACTGCCAAGTACTTCCAGGAGCAGGGGCATTAAAAGCCTTTCAGCCTAAAGTGCGTTTTTAGTGAATGTTTCCCAATAACTGTCTTCTAGGGGAAGTTCAGTGGAGACAGTCCAGTGACTTTGGAGCTAATTATACTGTGCTGACTCCTGTGTCAGTGATTCCAGATGTGGATAGTGACGGAGTTCAGGACCTGATAATCTTTATTGCTACAGGAGATAAGGTATGTCACTCTGATGCTGTGATAAAGCCAGTGGCCGGACCACAGAGCATGGCAGGAATGCTATTTATTTCGATCTTGTACTCTAGGAAGAAGTGTCCAGAGGCCTTTCTGATTTCTGTGGGTTTGGAATAGGTTCTTTCCCACCCTGCAGAGATGTACTCCCAAATCAATGCAAGTTTTAGggttaagaaaagaaaagaaaaaactgacCAGGAAtccctcctccttttcagtCTGCACTCCTCACTGCATGTTCCTGGGCTGTGTGTGGAGTGAGCCTAGGCGAGATGAGCTTGCAGTTTTCTGGGACTCTGCTTAGAGAAGTGAAAGTGAGCAAACCCTGACAGGTTTGGCTTTTAGATCAAAGCACAGCTGACAGCCAGTGCTTTTGTACCACCACTGCCCTTTTCTGATACCTTTCATATCTCTGCCTGTGGTCTGGTTTGCACAGCTTTCTTCCTAGTGTCACTGCGCTGCTTAATTCTGACTTGGGTTCATTTAGTGAAATAGCTGCTAGTTGCGTTATCTCCATTCCAGTAttgcttttcccatttattAGAGGGGGAATGTCATGTAGCTAAAAGTGGTTTTGTACTAAAACGTCTGCACCCATGATTGAGTGGTCTAGAATCATCTGCACGTGCAATCTCTCCTGTTTAAAGCATTCAAAAGTTACCGTTTCCTGCAGGTCTGATGGGAGGAGTGGGAGCTCCATATCCTCATACCAGAGCCCTCCATAAGCAAATAGGGTTTTGCTGCCCGAGGCATTGTTGGTGCCAGAGTCATCAGAAATTCTATCCCCTCTGACTCCTAcgtttctcttctgttttcgTTCCTCCTTGCTTTTGCTATCCCAGTTAtctcaagacttttttttttttaataatattagGTGGCCAAAAACGTTTGAGTGCAGTCTCTGTTCTGCAAGACTGccttttgatttgttttccatttaacCTCTCTAGCTATCTTGGTATGAAAACCCTTCCCCCCTCTGGACTTGGCAAGCGCTCTGTCAACTTAAGTAAAAGTACGTTCTGTTTTGAGAAATGATGCAAAATGTAGGAAACTTCAGCGGAGCTTTGCAGCTTAGAAAAAGGCAGTCTTGTCAGAAGGGGGATTCAGAACTTAAGTAAATTAGCTTTGTTGCTAACAAGGGCTGAAGTTGAACGTTACATTATGCTGCTGTCTCCTGAAATGGCAGAGCTTTGAGCAGTCTGGGGAGGGGTCTTTGTGCAGAGGGTTTAGGTGGCACCTTCTGAGAATCTACCTGCTGCAAGCTTCAGAACAAATACATCCAGGGAAGTATGACATTTTTCAGGATACATCACTGGTAGCAGCGCACAGAGGTATTGAGCAAGGCAGTGAGTAAGGTGGTGTGTATTCTCTCTCGCTGTAAATACCTTTGGCTGTTGCTGTCCCGGGGCAGCTGCTGAACCAGCGCTTGCAAGTGAAGGTGAAGCTGATCTACAAGAGCTAGTATGTGTCTCCTCCCAGTGCAGGAGGCTGGGAACAGCTGGTGGATGCGTTGCTCTCCAGCCGTGTTCTTCATTCTCCCCCGCAAACTCTATCCCTTATTCACCTGCTAGACTCTCCAGATTGACTTTGAGAGCAGCagatttccttctcttccccagcccctACGCCtcaaggaagagggaagggtTCCTGCCTTACTTGGAATCTCTGATGGAGGCTGTTCCTCTCAGTCTGATGCTTCTCTCTTCCCTAGTGTGCATTGCTCTCCCCAGACCATGACTGTTGCCCAGATGTTTGAATCTGATCCTGATTTTAGCCTTTATTCCTTGGGTGAAATTTTTTTATGGATTCTGTTACCCTGCAGAAAGAGTATAAAGAAACCTGTCAGCACTTTTATCCCCTTGGACTCATGTCAGCCTTAGGAGGGGTAGATTAAGGCACTTCAAATATTTAGCAGAGCTACCGTGTGAAGTCAGGTTTCCCCCTGTatcattttgctgctttgtttctgccTTGAAGTCCTCTCCATCATTGTCACTGCTCGGTAGGTTTGAATTGGTCTTTGCTGTCCTGCAGGGAGGTGGTTGGCAGAGGTAGTAAAATCTCGGGACCAGTGACTGTGCTGGAAGTGGTGTTCAAACTTGCAAAAGTGTTCACAGCAGAGGGATCATCTAACTCGTGCCCACACCTCCAAAACCAGGGAGAGATTTCTCATCCGAGCCTATGCTGCTCCCGTGCAGCTGCTGTTCAGTGCCAGCTGCTCAGAAGCTTTGGAAAACACTCAAGTTGAAGCGGTAACAGTGCGATGCAgctttaacctttttttttttttttgtaatcccTTCCCTGTGTAGATTAAGACCTTCAtccattcaggaaaaaatggcaaacaGATCGGATCCACTGGAAGCCTGAATGTGGATGGGAACGCTCGCTATATCAGGCTGAACCTGGACGACTCCTCCTACTTCCTTTTCTATACAGGTACAGTTCTGTTAGTGAATTCAGTCTGAAAGAGGGATTGTAACTGCAATCAGGATTACTAAAGAGTTGTCTGAAAGagtgttttgcatttgtacGAGCTGTGTCATACTTTCACCTAGCAAAAGAACTGTTCAAGGGCAAGAGAAGGGGGGGGCTTCTGCTTAAACTAAGGTTTGTCACAGACGgtagtaattttatttgaaaagtgtTGAGAATGTAAGGTTTAAATAGTCATTTATAGCAAATGATTACTGTGGAACAGTGGGATTATGAACAGATAAGATattaaaagcattcaaaagCAGGCTTGAGTCTCAAAATACCACTACAACTCTATGATGCAAGccctaaaaatatatttgatgtGCCAGATCTGGAAAATTGTAGAGTTCAGAGCAAGGGCAGGATAACTTTTTTCCCtcattcttgctttttttgcacagaaaacGCTCTCTATGCATATTCCCTGAAAGATCTATACAGTGCGGCAACTGGGGTGGAAATTAAGCTTCCCAGCCTTGAGCAAGATCCTCAGTGGGAGAAGAACATTGACCGCACCACGCACCGCTTATCCCTTCTCAGGTGTGAGATTATGTCTTGGTTGCTGGTGGGGTGGAGGGTACTGCTCCTCCTGACAGGATGGCCTGGTTCAGCTTTATTCTTTCCTGGCTATGTGGCTGTTGGAGTAGGAGCACATCCGAAGCTGGGGGAGAGGGCTGGTGGTGATGGCCTGGTCAGGATTTCacacaaaagaaggaaagcaggcTGGGGTTTCCAATTTGCCTTTACTGTGCAGgggaaaaaccaaacccacacaaCAAAACCATCCACAGGCTAGAAAGCGTAATCATTTCTCTGTCCTTGTTCAGCTTTGGAGACATCCGTTACCTGGCAAAAATTCCTGGGCGATCACGGGAGAACATCTTGGTTATAAACTCAGAGATGGCTACACTGATCGGTGCACAAAATCTTCAGACTTTATGGAGCCTCAATGTGTCCCGCGTTGTGAGGTAGTGTTACCAGTGTGGGTTGGATGTGGTATTTCCAGGTTCCCAGCAACAGCAGTGTCCTGGCAGGtgctatttgtttttttcttcatttgaaatataGGAACCTGCTCTGTGATATATCTGGATCATGCTTAGTGTGTTGTCTGTCCTCTGCTAGCAAAGGTCAGGTGCTGCTTCAGAAGGGAGGAGCCCAAAGCTTTGATTCTTcatgctgtgcctgctgtgATATGGCTGTCTTAGGGCTGGGCTCAGAGCTGGAGTAGCACCAGGCTAACGTAATGCTGCAGCAGTTGAGTCTCTTACCAGGGGAGCTGTGGGAGGTTAGAGGCTGCTCTGAAGGAACAAGGTATGCCCAAGCCATCAGGGTGTGCTATGATCtgtcccttctttttctctcccttagTGAGCCGCTGCTTGGTTACTACAAACCCGATGTTCTTGGTATTGTCCTTGAGAGTGAAATTGGACCCAACAGGAAGAAGGTTTGAGATCTCTTCCTTTTAACTCCCCTTTTTTCTGCATATCACAGCTCAAGCAGGCGTTGAGTTGAGGACAGCTGGTGGGATATGTTCCCTCTGGCTGATTTTTGGAAGCTTTAGTCTGGGCAACGATCTCTTTCAACAGGTTATTGAAGCCAGCTGAGGCATGTTAATTCGCATCTCAGCAAGAGGCTTCAATGACAGAGCTCTGAACCTCTTGAAATAGCTGCAAAATTTGTGACTTTAATGTGGCCTACCCCAGGTCTCACAGCTCTGTGATGCTCAGCTTCAAGTATTTCCTCATCTTTGCAAGTGTCAGATACTTGTTCCCGTAGACAGTGTAGGGTAGAGACAGCTGACTTGACTTCTCTCTCATGGCTTGTTAGATCTCTTTGGTATgagttccttttctttcttccctgccagGTTATGATCGTTGAGAGTGGATCTGGAGGAGTCCAGTGGGACCTGAAGTTGAACTCGAGAGCAGAGAGCCCAGGGCCAGCCACACTTTCTACTGCTGATCACCGGTCCGCCTTCCTCATCTGGGGTGAATACCAGGCACCAGGAAACGAAACGGTGAGTAGTGCTGC containing:
- the FAM234A gene encoding protein FAM234A; this translates as MDNKDSEAEIHPLKTEDVKAQENHENSVERRIVSKQSSRLSRLSRWRTAAFFISLFLCLIIVFAFSFIIPCPERPVSERTWFRNYDNAVAYQFLAMEDVNEDRVQDVIFAFKANNGSSSFNRSCLDEGLPSPCAFIAAVSGTNGRTLWERPAAEEVEWMECGIKQLGGAKAPGCLVVGKPVSLTAVDLQTGEVQWRQSSDFGANYTVLTPVSVIPDVDSDGVQDLIIFIATGDKIKTFIHSGKNGKQIGSTGSLNVDGNARYIRLNLDDSSYFLFYTENALYAYSLKDLYSAATGVEIKLPSLEQDPQWEKNIDRTTHRLSLLSFGDIRYLAKIPGRSRENILVINSEMATLIGAQNLQTLWSLNVSRVVSEPLLGYYKPDVLGIVLESEIGPNRKKVMIVESGSGGVQWDLKLNSRAESPGPATLSTADHRSAFLIWGEYQAPGNETGSRAPLQKLYLFHPSYTNILLELRNNTDQIIAFNATLFERSRHACYVLLRGPQPSEDPGSVSLMKRKLKEDVSESRVIWLSQVAGDTDQYIRDRLYRMRFHSRV